The following proteins are co-located in the Apium graveolens cultivar Ventura chromosome 5, ASM990537v1, whole genome shotgun sequence genome:
- the LOC141660966 gene encoding uncharacterized protein LOC141660966 yields MDRSWLRADRRTQEFRIVLNELLKFAVENGCNAKKLICPCIKCAHSKSWKTQIGKDHFFQNGIDETCTCWIWHGEHEIEQSPIAREHTDSSQSVEQIPMQTDGDGDVFLDSSKMFNQLNSENEPLYPGCEGFTKIMALVNLYNIKAKFEMSDSCFSELLLLLGTMLPEGNCLPSFGEAKKTLCSLGMEYEKIHVCPNDCLLYRGEMDKDETSCRICQASRWKKNEKGDDIEGIPVKVLWYFLLLPRLRNLFNSPQTVKYLTWHHTERVKDDKIRHPVDSKTWKEVDEKWP; encoded by the coding sequence ATGGATAGATCATGGTTGAGGGCTGATAGGAGAACACAGGAGTTTAGGATAGTTTTGAATGAATTGTTGAAGTTTGCGGTAGAGAATGGGTGTAATGCAAAGAAACTTATTTGTCCATGTATAAAATGTGCACATAGTAAATCCTGGAAAACTCAAATAGGGAAAGACCATTTTTTCCAAAATGGCATCGACGAGACCTGCACGTGTTGGATTTGGCATGGTGAACATGAAATAGAACAAAGTCCAATTGCCCGTGAACACACTGATAGTTCACAATCTGTGGAACAAATCCCCATGCAAACAGATGGAGACGGTGATGTTTTCTTGGATTCCTCAAAAATGTTCAACCAGTTGAATTCTGAAAATGAACCCCTATATCCTGGATGTGAAGGGTTTACTAAAATAATGGCTTTAGTGAATTTATATAACATCAAAGCAAAATTCGAAATGTCCGATTCCTGTTTCTCTGAACTCCTACTTCTACTTGGGACAATGCTTCCAGAAGGTAACTGTCTTCCTTCTTTCGGTGAAGCTAAGAAAACATTGTGTTCTTTAGGAATGGAATACGAAAAAATACATGTTTGTCCGAATGACTGTCTTTTATATCGCGGTGAGATGGATAAAGATGAAACTAGCTGTCGTATTTGTCAGGCCTCGAGATGGAAGAAGAACGAAAAGGGAGACGACATTGAAGGCATTCCAGTCAAGGTTCTTTGGTATTTTCTACTATTACCTCGATTGAGAAATTTATTCAATTCTCCTCAAACAGTAAAATACTTGACCTGGCACCACACAGAGAGAGTGAAGGATGATAAAATACGTCATCCTGTAGACTCAAAAACATGGAAGGAAGTCGACGAGAAGTGGCCTTAA